One Glycine max cultivar Williams 82 chromosome 6, Glycine_max_v4.0, whole genome shotgun sequence DNA segment encodes these proteins:
- the LOC100815774 gene encoding cyclic nucleotide-gated ion channel 1 — translation MNFQQDKFVRFRDWSSDRGSETNSPAIHVTRSGRVKNTLNSVSEKFQRGLESSSEGIKRFRKSFKSLPYNRVLSRNFSSKKKILDPQGPFLQKWNKIFVLSCLIAVSLDPLFFYVPVIDDNKKCLSMDRKMEITATVLRSFSDIFYIIHIIFQFRTGFIAPSSRVFGRGVLVEDAWAIAMRYLSSYFLIDILAVLPLPQVAILIIIPKLSGSESLNTKTLLKFIVCFQYIPRFLRIIPLYKEVTRTSGILTETAWAGAAFNLFLYMLASHVIGAFWYLFSIERETTCWQDACRRNSTCNTTAMYCDNHQVLGTMSAFLNASCPIQDQNTTLFNFGIFLDALQSGVVESRDFPQKFFYCFWWGLRNLSSLGQNLATSTYVWEISFAIFISIAGLVLFAFLIGNMQTYLQSTTTRLEEMRVKRRDAEQWMSHRLLPDSLRERIRRHEQYKWQETRGVDEDSLIRDLPKDLRRDIKRHLCLALLMRVPMFENMDEQLLDAMCDRLKPVLYTEESCIAREGDPVDEMLFIMRGKLLTVTTNGGRTGFFNSEYLKAGDFCGEELLTWALDPQSSSNLPISTRTVQTLSEVEAFALKADDLKFVASQFRRLHSKQLRHTFRFYSQQWRTWAACFIQAAWRRYSKKKLEESLREEENRLQDALAKAGGSSPSLGATIYASRFAANALRLLRRNGTRKTRVPERISPMLLQKPAEPDFTSEEQ, via the exons ATGAATTTTCAGCAAGACAAATTTGTTAG ATTTCGGGATTGGAGTTCAGACAGGGGCTCCGAGACCAACTCTCCTGCAATTCACGTGACACGCTCGGGAAGAGTTAAGAATACACTAAATTCAGTTTCCGAGAAGTTTCAAAGGGGTTTGGAATCTAGTTCGGAGGGGATAAAGAGATTTAGAAAATCATTCAAGTCTCTTCCCTATAACAGAGTTCTTTCTAGAAATTTTAGTTCTAAAAAGAAAATCCTTGATCCGCAGGGACCTTTCCTTCAAAAGTGGAACAAGATATTTGTATTATCATGTCTTATTGCTGTATCACTTGATCCTTTGTTCTTCTATGTCCCTGTGATTGATGATAACAAGAAATGTCTTTCAATGGACAGAAAAATGGAAATTACAGCAACTGTTTTAAGATCTTTctctgatattttttatataatccaTATAATTTTCCAATTTCGTACTGGATTCATTGCTCCCTCTTCTCGAGTATTTGGAAGAGGTGTTTTGGTTGAAGATGCTTGGGCAATAGCAATGCGGTATCTATCATCATACTTCTTGATTGACATTCTTGCCGTTCTTCCCCTCCCACAG GTGGCAATTCTAATTATCATTCCAAAGTTGAGTGGCTCTGAATCACTGAATACAAAGACCTTGCTGAAATTTATTGTCTGCTTCCAATATATCCCACGGTTTTTACGAATAATTCCATTATATAAAGAAGTTACTAGAACCTCTGGCATTCTCACTGAAACAGCTTGGGCTGGAGCAGCATTCAATCTCTTTCTTTACATGCTAGCAAGTCAT GTTATTGGTGCCTTTTGGTACTTGTTTTCTATAGAAAGAGAAACCACATGCTGGCAAGATGCGTGTCGACGAAATAGCACATGTAACACAACAGCTATGTATTGTGATAATCATCAAGTTTTGGGCACAATGTCAGCATTCCTGAATGCTTCTTGCCCAATACAGGATCAAAATACAACCCTCTTTAATTTTGGAATATTTCTTGATGCCCTTCAATCTGGAGTTGTGGAGTCAAGAGATTTCCCACAAAAGTTCTTTTATTGCTTTTGGTGGGGCCTAAGAAACTTGAG TTCTCTTGGTCAGAACCTTGCAACAAGTACCTATGTTTGGGAAATCAGCTTTGCTATTTTCATTTCAATTGCTGGTCTGGTGTTATTTGCATTCCTCATTGGAAATATGCAG ACATATTTGCAGTCAACAACCACCAGATTGGAGGAAATGAGGGTGAAAAGGAGAGATGCAGAACAGTGGATGTCCCATCGATTACTTCCTGACAGCCTGAGAGAAAGAATCAGACGACATGAGCAGTACAAATGGCAAGAAACCAGAGGTGTTGATGAAGACAGTTTGATTCGAGATCTTCCCAAGGATTTAAGAAGGGATATTAAGCGGCATCTTTGCTTGGCTTTGCTGATGAGG gtgcCAATGTTTGAGAACATGGACGAGCAACTTTTGGATGCTATGTGTGACCGACTCAAGCCAGTGCTGTACACAGAAGAAAGCTGCATTGCCCGGGAAGGAGATCCTGTTGATGAGATGCTCTTCATCATGCGCGGAAAGCTATTGACGGTGACCACTAATGGTGGAAGAACAGGCTTCTTTAACTCTGAATACCTCAAGGCTGGCGACTTTTGTGGAGAGGAACTTCTCACATGGGCACTAGATCCTCAATCCTCATCGAACCTTCCCATATCAACTAGGACTGTCCAAACTCTTTCAGAAGTGGAAGCATTCGCTCTAAAAGCCGATGACTTGAAGTTCGTCGCATCTCAATTTCGGCGCCTTCATAGCAAGCAGCTTCGGCACACTTTCAGGTTTTATTCGCAACAATGGCGTACATGGGCTGCATGTTTCATACAAGCAGCGTGGAGGCGCTATAGTAAAAAGAAGCTGGAAGAGTCTCTCAGGGAAGAGGAGAATAGGCTGCAAGATGCATTGGCCAAAGCAGGTGGTAGTTCACCAAGTCTAGGAGCCACAATATATGCTTCAAGGTTTGCAGCTAATGCACTTAGACTTTTACGTAGAAATGGCACAAGAAAGACGAGGGTGCCTGAGAGAATATCACCCATGTTGCTGCAGAAGCCTGCTGAGCCTGATTTTACTTCTGAAGAACAATAG
- the LOC100815244 gene encoding spermine synthase: MEDGAGRGLECPKTMDGKASNGNGLEKEIPSCCLKAKASIPESEAKCHSTVVSGWFSASQTCSGKSGKAVYFNNPMWPGEAHSIKVEKILYKEKSEYQEVLVFESSMYGNVLVLDGIVQLTERDECAYQEMIAHLPLCSIHSPKNVLVVGGGDGGVLREVARHSSVEHIDICEIDKMVIDVSRKFFPQLAVGFEDSRVHLHVGDAVDFLKSAPEGKYDAIIVDSSDPVGPAQELVEKPFFDTIARALRPGGVLCNMAESMWLHTHLIQDMISICRETFKGSVRYAWASVPTYPSGMIGFILCATEGPPVDFVNPINPIEKLEGANEHKRELQFYNSEMHSAAFALPAFLKREVSLLRDLSLQ; this comes from the exons ATGGAGGACGGCGCAGGAAGAGGTTTGGAATGCCCGAAGACTATGGATGGGAAGGCGAGTAACGGGAATGGGTTAGAGAAGGAAATTCCTTCTTGTTGTCTGAAGGCTAAGGCTTCAATCCCTGAGTCTGAGGCGAAGTGCCATTCTACTGTTGTTTCTGGGTGGTTCTCAGCTTCTCAAACTTGCTCTG GGAAATCTGGGAAAGCTGTTTATTTCAACAACCCAATGTGGCCAG GAGAAGCCCATTCAATCAAAGTAGAAAAGATCTTATACAAGGAAAAGTCGGAGTACCAAGAGGTCTTGGTTTTTGAG TCATCAATGTATGGGAATGTGCTTGTACTTGATGGAATAGTTCAATTGACTGAGAGGGATGAATGTGCTTACCAGGAGATGATAGCTCATCTTCCCCTCTGTTCAATTCATTCGCCCAAAAAT GTTTTAGTTGTTGGTGGTGGAGATGGCGGTGTACTAAGGGAAGTAGCCCGCCATAGCTCTGTGgaacatattgatatttgtgaGATAGATAAGATGGTTATTGAT GTTTCTAGGAAGTTTTTTCCACAGTTAGCTGTTGGGTTTGAAGATTCTCGAGTGCATCTGCATGTTGGTGATG CTGTTGATTTTCTTAAATCCGCTCCTGAAGGGAAGTATGATGCCATAATTGTTGATTCCTCAGATCCAGTGG GTCCTGCCCAGGAACTTGTTGAGAAGCCTTTCTTTGATACAATAGCTAGGGCATTAAGGCCCGGTGGAGTTCTTTGTAATATGGCAGAAAGTATGTGGCTTCATACACATCTTATTCAAGATATGATCTCTATTTGTCGAGAAACATTCAAAGGTTCTGTACGTTATGCATGGGCAAGTGTACCAACGTATCCAAG TGGCATGATAGGCTTTATTCTCTGTGCAACGGAAGGGCCGCCTGTTGATTTTGTAAACCCTATCAATCCCATTGAAAAGTTGGAAGGTGCTAATGAGCACAAAAGAGAACTTCAATTCTACAATTCAGAG ATGCACTCAGCTGCTTTTGCGTTGCCTGCGTTCCTGAAGAGAGAAGTGAGCCTGCTGCGTGATCTCTCCCTTCAGTAG
- the LOC100809732 gene encoding F-box/kelch-repeat protein At3g06240 — MEGNSGRGVRGTKKIAILPWELIIEILLRLPVKSLVRFKCVCKSWLCLLSDPHFATSHFEQPSTRTHRLIFIVAPSSPQIRSIDFNASLYDDSAWAALNLNFLRPNTYHNVQILGSCRGFLLLNGCQSLWAWNPSTGVYKKLSSSPIGSNLMRSVFYTFLYGFGYDSSTDDYLVVKASYSPISRYNATTRFEFLSLRANAWTDIEAAHLSYMNSSQGIGAGLFLNGAIHWLVFCCDVSLDVVVAFDLTERSFSEIPLPVDFSEEDDDFDSCELGLGVLGELLSISAVGRNHSVQVWVMKEYKVHSSWTKTIVVSSENILLFPLCSTKGGDIVGTYGGTGLAKCNDKGQVQEHRSYSNHPYPSQVAVYIESLLSLPM; from the coding sequence ATGGAGGGAAACAGTGGCAGAGGAGTAAGGGGAACGAAGAAGATCGCAATTCTGCCATGGGAATTGATAATTGAAATCTTGTTGAGGTTGCCGGTGAAATCTCTTGTTCGTTTCAAATGCGTATGCAAGTCATGGCTATGTCTCCTATCTGATCCACACTTTGCAACATCGCATTTTGAACAACCCTCCACACGCACGCACAGACTCATCTTCATCGTAGCACCTTCTTCTCCTCAAATCCGATCCATTGATTTCAACGCATCCCTCTACGATGATTCAGCTTGGGCTGCATTAAACCTCAACTTTCTGCGTCCCAATACGTATCACAATGTTCAGATCTTAGGTTCCTGCAGAGGCTTTCTGCTTCTGAACGGCTGTCAAAGTCTCTGGGCGTGGAATCCATCCACAGGGGTCTACAAAAAACTATCTTCCTCGCCTATTGGGTCCAATTTGATGCGATCCGTGTTTTATACGTTTCTCTATGGTTTTGGATATGACTCTTCAACTGATGATTACTTGGTGGTCAAGGCTTCTTACAGCCCAATCTCGCGTTATAACGCCACCACCCGATTCGAGTTTCTCTCGCTGAGAGCTAATGCGTGGACAGATATTGAGGCTGCCCATTTGTCTTACATGAACTCCTCTCAGGGTATCGGAGCAGGATTGTTTTTGAATGGTGCTATTCATTGGTTAGTTTTTTGTTGTGATGTATCACTCGATGTCGTTGTTGCCTTTGATTTGACTGAAAGGAGTTTCTCGGAAATACCTCTGCCGGTTGATTTTTCGGAGGAGGATGATGACTTTGATTCTTGCGAATTGGGGTTGGGGGTGCTCGGAGAATTGCTTAGTATAAGTGCTGTGGGACGGAACCACTCAGTACAAGTATGGGTAATGAAGGAATACAAAGTGCACTCGTCTTGGACTAAGACTATTGTTGTGTCTTCTGAAaacattcttttgtttcccctatGCTCTACAAAAGGTGGTGATATTGTTGGGACATATGGTGGAACTGGATTGGCAAAATGTAATGACAAGGGACAGGTGCAAGAGCATAGATCCTATTCCAATCATCCATATCCATCCCAAGTGGCTGTGTATATAGAGTCTCTACTTTCACTCCCCATGTGA
- the LOC100816830 gene encoding uncharacterized protein HI_0077, which translates to MPMVSQEETLVEAALRVLNTADPFEKARLGDSVASRWLNGDIAEPYDPSGSDLTLPDRPARLSSVKLVAPSLMPKLGRAGSLQSRIAIVHSLTHTESWAIDLSWDIIARFGKQESMPREFFTDFVKVAQDEGRHFSLLAARLEELGSYYGALPAHDGLWDSATATSKDLLARLAVEHCVHEARGLDVVPTTILRFRNNGDNTTADLLESVVYPEEITHCAAGVKWFKYLCERSRNPASEQEEESGSGSRTEEHEAIAKFHAIVRAYFRGPLKPPFNEAARKEAGFGPQWYEPLAVKEVNSIPNY; encoded by the exons ATGCCTATGGTCTCCCAGGAAGAAACCTTAGTGGAAGCGGCGCTCCGAGTTCTGAACACCGCCGACCCGTTCGAGAAGGCGCGACTCGGCGACTCGGTGGCTTCGCGGTGGCTCAATGGCGACATAGCAGAACCCTACGACCCTTCCGGCTCCGATCTCACGCTCCCTGATCGCCCCGCAAGACTATCCTCT GTGAAGTTGGTGGCGCCGAGCTTGATGCCGAAGCTGGGTAGAGCGGGCAGCTTGCAGAGCAGGATAGCCATTGTTCATAGCCTCACTCACACTGAAAGCTGGGCCATTGACTTGTCTTGG GATATAATAGCACGTTTTGGCAAGCAAGAGTCAATGCCTAGAGAGTTCTTTACAGATTTTGTGAAGGTGGCACAGGATGAAGGGCGACACTTCAGTCTTCTTGCTGCACGGCTTGAGGAGCTTGGTTCTTATTATGGAGCATTACCAGCTCATGATGGCCTTTGGGATTCTGCCACTGCTACTTCCAAGGATTTACTAGCACGATTAGCTGTTGAACACTGTGTCCACGAG GCCAGAGGACTTGATGTGGTGCCTACAACAATCTTACGATTCCGCAACAACGGTGATAACACTACGGCAGATTTACTAGAAAGTGTAGTTTATCCAGAAGAGATTACTCATTGTGCTGCTGGAGTGAAGTGGTTCAAGTATCTATGTGAGAGGTCTAGAAATCCAGCCTCAgagcaagaagaagaaagtgGAAGTGGAAGTAGAACAGAGGAGCATGAAGCGATAGCAAAGTTTCATGCAATAGTGAGGGCATATTTTAGAGGACCTTTAAAACCACCGTTTAATGAGGCAGCCAGAAAAGAAGCTGGATTTGGTCCTCAGTGGTATGAACCGCTTGCAGTTAAAGAGGTTAATAGTATACCCAATTACTAA